DNA sequence from the Conger conger chromosome 18, fConCon1.1, whole genome shotgun sequence genome:
TCAGTCAGTCGGGTAGCCCCTCAAGCCCTCCGCGTGCGGCTCCCGCACACACTCCAATCACGCGGAGACGAGCGGGAGGCGAGACGCGAACAAACGGGAAATCACGCCGGCGGGGGGGCTTTCCAATTAAGCGCGAGAGCGCGCACCTGCCGCTGCTTCAGAGTAGGGAACAATTTAGAGAATTAACGCAGAACATATGTTATGCTCCGGACAAGAAATGACAAGCACAAAGCATGTACGTTGTGGTAATTTTATTGACGGAACATTGTCTACTTCGCAGCCTGATTGATCACATCCTGTGCACTCGGTGGCAGGCGTGACGCGTGTTCTTGTGTCGCATGAAGAGCCTGGGCTGCAGTGACTCAGTCTCACACCTCCGAGGTATCCAGCAGAAAGTGGTTTGCTGTGCATCTACTTTCCATTTCAAACCGTTTCATACCTCCGCATAGCTCTGATTTTAACCAGCCTTGCTGGGCGGGACTCATTTTGTGTCCCCCCCCTCCGTTCTTCAACATCAGTACTTTTGTACACCAGATGAAATGGAACCCTGGCGTGAAACCCAAACCTGAACATTAACCAACCAGGACAACCGTCACACTAGGCTGCCACGTCATTGGTCCTTTAAGAGTTGCTGCAGCCGGCTCCTCACTCTCACAATCACAGATGTAAGATCGAACAGTAACCCCCAGACACCCCTGTGCACATCACCATGGCAATCCTGAACAACAAGACTCTGGAAACTGAGATTGTTGGACATTGCGCAAGATTACAATAGTGGAGTTGACTGACGTGGcccatcaaaaataaataaaaaagaaataaaaaataaaaaaaggccaaaGCGGTAGCACCAGCACTGGTGAGAGCAATGATTTGGGCATCCCTTCAGTCAGGAATGGCTGGACAAACATGTCCCAACTGGTTTGAGTTTGATCGTGAGAAGACGGCAGGGGAGCTGGTCATAAGAGAGTCTTGTCCTGTCCATCCGCTGGCGTTTGCAGGGCCGAGGAGACTGTGGGCCGCTAACAGCGGGACCCTCTCAGTCGAACATGGTAACAAATTAGGGCAGGTCACATCGCCACAtcgcgagggggggggggggtcggggcaGGAGGGGCCAATAGTGATTGTATAAATGTGGTCGTTGTCACATCAGTCTTAAACAGACGATCCTACGGTGGGAGAAGGGGCCCGGTGGGGCCCGGTGGGGGCTCACTTGCGCGGCTGCGAGGCGATGTACAGGGCCACCAGGCAGTACACGACGCCCCCGACGGTCAGCGCCATGGTGCTGCGgtacagcagcttgtctggGACGCCCCGCTTCAGGTGCACGGGCATGCCGTCCGCCgtctgcagggggcgacagagagcgaGCGTTACCTCAGCCTTCAGAGCAGGAGAGCTCCATTCACACTCACAGGAGAACGCATTAAAGCACTACTGCGTCGCCGGGATGCAAGCACATAGTTTTATTAGCATTTTCccaccttttttttatttacaataaaggtacaataggtaagattttttttttgtgttaaaacattgttacaagaccactgtaaatcccttcccatcattgaaaaatgatcactgacatgttgactcaccctctgctgtgtttatagtctgcTGTGTTTataatatgcagttgacgggccggcactctggaccaaaacatcatatagctgtacgataattcaagctcattggttgaaaatcggATCTaattgtgttgtggtttgaaggtgtttgttgcagctatttctctcttgactgttagaagtcagaaattacctattgtacctttaagcgcACAAGCTTTTCCATTCACACTCACAGGAGAATACATTAAAGCACTAATGTTTTGCTGGGGTGCAAGCAAATACTTATTAGCattttcttcttattatttACATTAACTACATTCATTATGGCATCAATCACTGTCAAAAGCAGCATTTCAGATTCTAAAGCGTACAGCCGAGGCCTTGCAATTACACATCATGCATGTCGTTCGttgctattttatttaaatacaaacatttcagtTGAGGTTTAAATCATTCACTACTGTAGATGCATCAAACCCACACTAGTTTGCCAGCGTGTCTTTTTTTCATCAGGTTTCCTAGTGGACAGAAAGcttttgcatctattttcagaTGAAATCCACATGCTGTTACTGGTTTTGACGTTCTACAAGTGTATAACAGGCAAGTAAATATTGAGTCGAGGCTCAAAGCTGGACACTGTACCTGGAAGAGCCTCTGCAGCTCTGAGACTCTGTTGGAGCCCAGGTACTCCGCCATGGATCCAGACTCGGACGCCAGCTTGGTTGGGGTGGCGAAGATCATGGTGCtgggggggcccgggggggcaGGCTTCAGGCCCTGTGGAGACACAAATCCACATAATCGTTTCGGAGCTGAAGTCTGCTGCCGCGCAGTGCGAGTTCGCTGAAACCATGGAAACAGGCAGATGGCTTCGTTTCTTTTCCAGGCCACACGCCGCTGCCAGATGAGTGCCGCACCGGTTGAGCCCAAAATGCAATCGGTTCGACGCCGCCACCGGTCGTTTCTTGCCTTCTTCACAGCCAAAAAGCTTACCCTCCATTCCCCAAATAGAAACGATCTACGCTTCGTTGCATCACTTAAGCGCAGTTGTTTCCATTTTCTATTTCAGCCGCCTGCTTGAAATGCCGCACAGGATGGAGACCCTGTTTGAACCTGGACTGCTCTTGAGGTTGGAAACGCGTGTCCTCATTCCTGTTCCACTATATTAACCCACTCGACACACACAAGGTCACATTACCCAGCTCAGCCTCCCCCCCTTTCAGTCAGGGCCATGGAGCTACACAGGATACTAGCAGATCACTCTGCTTCCAAGTAAACCAGCACTGTAATAGGTTTCTGTAAGGTCACAGCTTATATATGGGATATACAGCCACATAAGCTTTTAGGCATGGGATACCACAGCCTTATGTTATGGAGGTCAACTGACTGCAATATTCCTCTTGCACAACTACATTACCTTGGCTGCCATTAACTCAATCACTGCTAAACAACGAGCTAATATCGTAGTGCTAAGGACACCGCTGGAAGAAAATAACAGTGCCATTACTTAGCTAATGATTTCCTGGCTAGGAATAGTTAACCTTGGATACATCAAACGTATGCACTGACCTGGCGATAATACCTTTGAATACGGTATGTAAATTAACACGGTATGTAGCCAATTCGCTAGGTAGATGTATATACAAGTTAAGAACTTAGCAAAACTAGCGAGTGAGCTAGCTACAGGGCATTGGTGCTTTAACATTGTCAGCTAACGTTAAAGCGCACTTCATATacaaatagaaataaaagtTCATTCGCAGACAGAGTGTTAACTGCGTGTTGGCTAACGTGCTGTCGAGCTTCGGAGTTCAATAACAAGGCTAGGATAGGATCTTGCATTGAAAGCTGTATAGCTAGCTAGTCGGCTAATTAACTTTAATTTGTCTAGCTAACAGTAATCCGTGGATGATTGAAGGTCATTCCTGCCTCGCAAATCTGTCCGTTTCTTTAAAAAGGATATCCTCCTTCAACTCACCTGGGGGATGTAGGCGGTCGACGGCGGTGATCCCGTCAATCTTTGCGTGATTCCACTTAACTTATAGtacattttaacaaaaatatatcaCTGCTTCTGTGCACTCACAATTCAGGAACCCTCCACCACCCGGCAAAACGACGAAGGACCTGGCTACGGATTTCGTCACGGGAGGGTGACGTAAAAGGCTGACTGTTCCT
Encoded proteins:
- the LOC133117911 gene encoding cytochrome c oxidase subunit 7A-related protein, mitochondrial-like, yielding MYYKLSGITQRLTGSPPSTAYIPQGLKPAPPGPPSTMIFATPTKLASESGSMAEYLGSNRVSELQRLFQTADGMPVHLKRGVPDKLLYRSTMALTVGGVVYCLVALYIASQPRK